A part of Gramella sp. MAR_2010_147 genomic DNA contains:
- a CDS encoding T9SS type A sorting domain-containing protein, producing the protein MMKRLHFLCLFLFLGIGTGYSQESSALPDVWDFGATQLDETQYDNQLSVEIINSWYDASVTPGSSDNTLPNFTAGDLSFTGGGSDRLRTSNTALTRYDENIDDYEDFKGRIYINSSGATGRYFSLNLDENDKISIWALTQNGTGNIHFEYVADPSLQNEVVAVGEELTELNFVAQAAGTYRIYDSSDKPSYFRIMRESGTGSAESDNAEDVWDFGATQLDASQYNNQLSVEIINSWYDESITPGTSGHTLPDFTIGDLSFTGGGSDRLRTTNTNLTRYDENIDDHDDFKGRVYINSSGATGRFFSLDLEAYDEVTIFALTQNGTGNIHFENASDSSIQNDVVAVGEEITKLNFTAKATGTYRIYDDTDKPSYFRILRKSATFATVSGNVDVTAASDIPGDYSIVFTNESGDTWSSSVSEGSYTVDLPAGNTYDISLEGAAGYSITGSTNIEIIENTALNLLIQKDGASGNGLADVWDFGATQLEESQFNNQLSVDIINSWYDASITPGSADNTLPDFTVGDLSFTGGGSDRLRTSNTNLTRYDENIDEYDDFKGRVYINSSGATGRYFSLELNEDDKVTLWTLTQNGTGNIHFEYVADSDLQNDVIAVGEELTEISFMAKAAGTYHIYDDTDKPSYFRIVRKSASYTTVTGSVDVAEAEGIPSDFNIVFTNELGKSWELPFTDGGSYSIVLPVGYQYEVSLDGAEGYSIGSNSSLEVTESTSSFDISIVKDLIYVEGLADVWDFGATQLDESQYNNMLNEARINSWYDESITPGSSGNTLPDFTAGDLSFTGGGSDRLRTTNTNLTRYDENIDEYEEFKGRIYINSRGATDRFMSLELNEDDKVTLWVLGQDGNGELHFENIANPELQNDVVSVGGELQEVSFVAKANGNYHIYDTADKPSYFRIIRTPATYTNLSGNVDLTDAPGIPEDYSIVFSIEEGKTWNAVPTDGSYQVELPIGFKYDLSLAGADGYVISSGTSLEVSESTTTFDITIEKVEIYPVTGSIIGLDGNIEDLTLTFTPDPGADALYVPKPIIDSDAGTYSVKLEPNVQYTIESDGVDGYFIPENTLEITGETTSDIVFQAEPDGPFGDIDGDGVLNADDNCVSTPNPDQADVNENGIGDVCDDDDGDGIINFEDNCPDTPEGTVVDVFGCEVFSLAADNFAISVQEVSCNGNGDGAISISAADTNYTYNVSVSGTGSGAATLSSSNGFSANIENLTAGNYDICVTVDGQDEYEQCFNVTIEGPTALAAYSSVNYSNNTVSFSLDGAEEYKISHNGKITTTTQSSIVLDLEIGKNEFSIFTDSECQGTFNKEVLLSEEVVLFPNPTRGDLKVYINGTDTNIDVSLLNLSGQEFISEKKEIPSDRVIQLDLTNFRNGIYFLLLKSATVNKTIKVIKS; encoded by the coding sequence ATGATGAAACGATTACACTTTTTATGCCTCTTCCTTTTTTTGGGAATTGGGACGGGGTACTCCCAGGAATCTTCAGCTTTGCCTGATGTCTGGGATTTTGGTGCCACGCAGCTGGACGAAACCCAGTATGACAATCAATTATCGGTAGAAATTATCAATTCGTGGTATGATGCCTCTGTTACTCCTGGAAGTTCGGATAACACCTTACCAAATTTTACTGCGGGTGACCTAAGCTTTACCGGTGGTGGAAGTGACAGACTAAGAACATCCAATACTGCATTAACGCGCTACGATGAGAATATTGATGATTATGAAGATTTTAAAGGAAGAATATATATAAATTCTTCGGGTGCAACAGGAAGATATTTCAGTCTCAATTTAGATGAGAATGATAAAATAAGCATTTGGGCACTTACCCAGAATGGTACGGGAAACATTCATTTTGAGTATGTTGCCGATCCGTCCTTGCAGAACGAAGTAGTTGCTGTAGGAGAAGAGCTCACTGAACTGAATTTCGTTGCTCAGGCCGCCGGAACCTATCGTATTTATGATAGTAGTGATAAGCCGAGCTATTTCAGAATTATGAGAGAAAGCGGCACCGGTTCTGCAGAATCAGATAATGCTGAAGATGTATGGGACTTTGGTGCTACTCAACTGGATGCGTCTCAGTACAACAATCAGCTATCAGTAGAAATTATCAATTCCTGGTATGACGAATCCATAACGCCAGGAACTTCAGGACATACTTTGCCAGATTTTACTATTGGAGATCTAAGCTTTACCGGCGGTGGAAGTGACCGCCTGCGAACCACCAATACAAATCTCACCCGGTATGACGAGAATATTGATGATCATGACGATTTTAAAGGAAGGGTTTATATAAACTCCTCGGGAGCTACGGGAAGATTTTTTAGTCTTGATCTGGAGGCATATGATGAGGTAACGATTTTTGCACTTACCCAAAATGGCACGGGAAACATCCATTTCGAAAATGCTTCCGACTCCTCTATACAGAACGATGTGGTAGCTGTTGGAGAAGAAATTACCAAATTGAACTTTACCGCTAAAGCAACGGGAACTTACCGTATCTATGATGATACTGATAAGCCAAGTTACTTCAGGATTCTTAGAAAGAGCGCAACTTTTGCTACAGTAAGCGGTAATGTAGATGTTACTGCAGCCTCAGACATACCTGGTGATTACAGTATAGTTTTTACCAATGAAAGTGGTGATACCTGGAGTTCTTCCGTTTCTGAAGGATCTTATACGGTAGACCTGCCTGCGGGTAACACTTATGACATCTCTCTTGAAGGAGCCGCTGGGTATTCAATCACCGGCAGTACTAACATAGAAATTATAGAAAACACTGCCCTGAATTTATTGATTCAAAAGGATGGAGCTTCAGGAAATGGGTTGGCTGATGTTTGGGATTTCGGAGCGACACAATTGGAGGAATCTCAATTCAACAATCAATTGTCAGTAGATATTATCAACTCCTGGTATGATGCCTCAATTACACCCGGAAGCGCAGACAATACTTTGCCAGATTTTACTGTTGGAGACCTTAGCTTTACCGGAGGTGGAAGTGACCGCCTGCGAACCAGCAATACCAATTTGACCCGATATGATGAGAATATCGATGAATATGACGATTTTAAAGGAAGGGTATATATCAATTCTTCGGGAGCTACGGGAAGATATTTCAGCCTTGAATTAAACGAAGATGATAAGGTTACTCTGTGGACTCTTACGCAGAATGGGACCGGAAATATCCATTTTGAATATGTAGCCGATTCTGATCTGCAAAATGACGTGATTGCCGTGGGCGAGGAGCTTACAGAAATTAGCTTTATGGCTAAAGCTGCAGGGACGTACCACATTTATGACGATACTGATAAGCCAAGTTACTTCAGGATCGTACGGAAAAGTGCCAGCTATACTACAGTAACAGGTAGCGTGGACGTGGCAGAAGCTGAAGGTATCCCATCAGATTTCAATATCGTATTCACAAATGAACTTGGGAAGTCATGGGAACTTCCTTTTACCGATGGAGGATCGTATAGTATAGTTCTTCCTGTTGGATATCAGTACGAGGTTTCACTGGACGGAGCTGAAGGTTATTCCATAGGGAGTAATTCCAGTCTTGAAGTAACGGAAAGTACTTCTTCATTTGATATCAGTATAGTTAAAGATTTAATTTATGTGGAGGGTCTGGCCGATGTTTGGGATTTTGGGGCTACTCAACTGGATGAATCTCAGTATAACAATATGCTGAACGAAGCAAGAATAAATTCCTGGTATGATGAATCCATTACACCGGGAAGCTCTGGGAATACTTTACCAGATTTTACAGCTGGTGATCTTAGCTTTACTGGAGGCGGAAGTGACCGTTTACGAACCACTAACACCAATTTGACCCGATATGACGAGAACATAGACGAATATGAAGAATTTAAAGGGAGAATTTACATCAATTCCAGAGGTGCTACAGACCGCTTTATGAGTTTGGAGCTAAATGAAGATGATAAAGTAACTCTTTGGGTGCTCGGTCAGGATGGAAATGGGGAGCTTCACTTTGAGAATATTGCAAACCCTGAACTCCAGAATGACGTGGTAAGTGTGGGTGGTGAGCTTCAGGAAGTAAGTTTTGTGGCAAAGGCAAACGGAAACTATCATATTTATGATACGGCCGATAAGCCAAGCTATTTCAGAATTATTAGAACGCCTGCCACTTATACTAACTTATCAGGAAACGTAGATCTTACTGATGCTCCAGGAATTCCTGAAGACTATTCGATAGTATTTTCTATTGAAGAAGGAAAAACCTGGAATGCAGTGCCAACAGATGGTTCCTACCAGGTTGAGTTACCAATCGGCTTTAAGTACGATCTTTCCCTGGCGGGAGCAGATGGATATGTAATTTCTAGCGGGACTTCATTAGAAGTTTCAGAAAGTACAACCACTTTTGATATCACTATAGAAAAAGTCGAAATTTATCCTGTTACGGGTTCTATTATTGGCCTGGATGGAAATATTGAGGATTTAACCTTAACATTTACTCCAGATCCGGGTGCTGATGCACTTTATGTTCCTAAACCAATAATTGATTCAGATGCGGGTACCTATTCTGTAAAACTTGAACCAAATGTTCAGTATACCATAGAGAGTGATGGTGTAGATGGTTATTTTATTCCGGAGAATACGCTGGAAATAACAGGTGAAACCACAAGTGATATCGTTTTTCAGGCTGAACCCGATGGGCCATTTGGAGATATTGATGGGGACGGAGTTCTGAATGCTGATGATAATTGTGTCTCAACTCCTAATCCAGATCAGGCAGATGTTAATGAAAATGGAATTGGAGATGTGTGTGATGACGATGATGGAGACGGAATCATCAATTTTGAGGATAATTGCCCGGATACTCCAGAAGGTACGGTTGTAGATGTATTTGGTTGTGAGGTTTTTAGCCTGGCAGCAGATAACTTTGCAATATCGGTTCAGGAGGTAAGTTGTAATGGGAACGGTGACGGAGCTATTAGCATTAGTGCGGCAGATACAAATTACACTTATAACGTTTCAGTTTCTGGTACAGGTAGCGGTGCTGCCACTTTATCTTCTTCTAATGGTTTTTCAGCTAATATTGAAAATCTTACAGCAGGAAATTATGATATATGTGTGACCGTAGACGGTCAGGATGAATATGAGCAGTGTTTCAATGTAACTATAGAAGGCCCAACGGCTCTCGCAGCTTATTCTTCGGTAAATTATTCGAATAATACGGTAAGCTTTTCACTGGATGGAGCAGAAGAGTATAAAATTTCACATAACGGAAAAATTACAACTACCACACAGTCGAGCATAGTTCTAGACCTGGAAATCGGTAAAAATGAGTTTTCGATTTTCACCGATTCAGAATGTCAGGGTACTTTCAATAAGGAAGTCTTACTTTCTGAAGAGGTCGTGCTGTTTCCTAATCCAACCAGGGGAGACCTAAAGGTGTATATAAACGGGACAGATACTAATATAGACGTATCCCTGCTTAACCTTAGCGGACAGGAATTTATTTCAGAAAAAAAGGAAATTCCTTCGGACCGTGTGATTCAACTTGATCTTACCAATTTTAGAAACGGAATATATTTTCTTCTATTGAAATCGGCCACGGTAAATAAAACCATAAAAGTTATTAAATCATGA
- a CDS encoding right-handed parallel beta-helix repeat-containing protein: MKNYINIHCCKALMIFVMAALTVSCSSDDDAEVINDVVPGVASLVLPQDNTECEIGDIVANMAEVAFEWSEASGADTYDLVITNLATQEITQRPNLNTTAIIVRLERGNPYTWRVISKNDGEETTASEAYRFYVAGEPGSNNVPFPASLMAPASGSMVSPVDGKVTLEWDATSTDTDGDALTYTLFADTVDGNQEPPEEWKGLTETSLEIEVEPNSVYYWHVETTDGKNTAISNTFSFRTGVNTSSIQGKVVSTSQEILEAIAAAVPGENIYIRGGDYTFDATINIGTSGLAGSMISLLAHPEDETRPKFDFSSMTENSSNRGIELNADYWHIKGVDVFKAGDNGMQIKGNNNLIEFCTFSECSDTGLQLDNGAANNTILNCDSFFNADSTLENADGFAAKLNVGTGNKFIGCRAWQNLDDGWDGYLRNADNVTTTHENCWSIKNGYLKDGSVSGGDGNGFKTGGSDDKDLKHNAIYIRSIAVGNRFDGFDHNSNRGEVTLYNCSAYDNGTNYGFGSTNPLGSLIIKNSNVLGEVGSINAATLDVTNNSWDTEGVESSVEDYESIDYTELTGPRKEDGSLPDVSFFHLEADSDLIDAGVDVGLPFNGAAPDLGAFEY; the protein is encoded by the coding sequence ATGAAAAACTATATAAATATACATTGTTGCAAAGCTCTCATGATCTTTGTCATGGCAGCTTTAACGGTGTCCTGTTCCAGTGACGATGATGCCGAGGTAATTAATGATGTAGTCCCGGGAGTGGCCAGTTTGGTACTTCCGCAGGATAATACCGAATGTGAAATAGGCGATATTGTAGCCAATATGGCTGAAGTAGCTTTTGAATGGAGTGAAGCCAGTGGTGCCGACACTTATGATCTTGTGATCACAAATTTGGCTACCCAGGAAATTACACAGCGACCTAATCTTAATACAACTGCAATCATAGTTAGACTGGAAAGGGGAAACCCCTATACCTGGAGAGTTATTTCAAAGAATGACGGAGAAGAAACTACCGCTTCAGAAGCTTACCGGTTTTATGTAGCCGGCGAGCCTGGGTCTAATAATGTTCCTTTTCCTGCATCTCTTATGGCGCCTGCTTCTGGATCTATGGTATCGCCGGTTGATGGTAAGGTGACCCTTGAATGGGATGCAACCTCGACCGATACTGATGGAGATGCTTTGACCTATACTTTATTTGCAGATACGGTAGATGGAAATCAGGAACCACCGGAAGAATGGAAAGGTCTTACAGAGACCTCCCTGGAAATAGAGGTAGAACCTAATAGCGTTTACTACTGGCACGTGGAAACTACGGACGGGAAAAATACGGCTATTAGCAATACTTTTTCCTTCAGGACAGGGGTAAACACCTCTTCTATTCAGGGGAAAGTAGTAAGTACTTCTCAGGAAATTTTAGAGGCTATTGCCGCAGCTGTTCCGGGTGAAAATATTTATATAAGGGGAGGGGATTATACTTTTGATGCTACCATTAATATCGGTACCAGTGGTCTTGCGGGTAGTATGATTTCTTTATTAGCACATCCTGAAGATGAAACCAGGCCAAAATTCGATTTTTCTTCGATGACTGAAAATTCATCGAACCGCGGGATAGAATTAAATGCAGATTACTGGCACATTAAAGGTGTCGATGTGTTTAAAGCCGGTGATAATGGTATGCAAATAAAGGGAAATAATAACCTCATTGAATTCTGTACTTTTTCTGAATGTTCAGATACCGGGCTTCAATTAGATAATGGTGCCGCAAATAACACCATTCTGAATTGCGATTCTTTCTTTAATGCCGATTCAACTCTTGAAAATGCTGATGGATTTGCTGCTAAACTAAATGTAGGTACAGGTAATAAGTTCATTGGGTGTAGGGCATGGCAAAATCTTGATGATGGCTGGGATGGTTATCTAAGGAATGCAGATAATGTAACAACGACTCATGAAAATTGCTGGTCCATTAAAAACGGTTATCTAAAGGATGGCTCGGTGAGTGGTGGAGATGGTAATGGCTTTAAGACCGGAGGAAGCGATGACAAGGATCTTAAACATAATGCTATTTACATTAGGTCAATAGCTGTAGGTAATAGATTTGATGGCTTTGATCACAATAGCAATAGAGGCGAGGTAACGCTTTACAATTGCTCTGCTTATGATAACGGGACCAATTATGGTTTTGGAAGTACAAATCCGCTAGGTTCTCTAATAATTAAGAATAGTAATGTACTAGGTGAAGTTGGCAGTATTAATGCTGCGACACTTGATGTTACTAATAATAGTTGGGATACAGAAGGAGTGGAAAGTTCAGTAGAGGACTATGAAAGTATAGATTATACTGAGTTAACCGGACCTAGAAAAGAAGATGGTAGCCTTCCTGATGTGAGCTTTTTCCACTTGGAAGCAGATAGTGATCTAATAGATGCAGGAGTGGATGTAGGTTTGCCATTTAACGGTGCTGCACCAGATCTGGGAGCATTTGAATATTAA
- the kduI gene encoding 5-dehydro-4-deoxy-D-glucuronate isomerase, which yields MTHSEFRYAHHPNDVKRYTTDELREHFLIPDLFVKDQISLTYTMYDRYIAGGAFPVTKSLKLEAIDELKAKNFLDRRELGVINVGGKGKVTVDGEVFELGHREALYVGRGNEEVIFEATDEQPFFYINSAPAHTSYPTKKVTKKEAEIVELGDSKYSNKRVINKLLVNSVVKTCQLQMGMTELQDGNIWNTMPPHTHERRMEVYFYFDLEEGQTVSHFMGQPQETRHIFLQNHQAIISPEWSIHAGAGTSNYTFIWGMAGENLDYGDMDKVSVDELK from the coding sequence ATGACTCATTCAGAATTTAGATATGCACATCATCCTAATGATGTCAAAAGATATACAACAGACGAATTAAGAGAACATTTTTTAATACCAGATTTGTTCGTTAAAGATCAAATATCACTGACCTATACTATGTACGATCGCTACATTGCAGGTGGTGCTTTTCCGGTTACAAAATCTCTGAAACTTGAAGCCATTGATGAGTTAAAAGCTAAAAATTTTCTTGATCGTCGTGAATTAGGAGTTATCAATGTTGGAGGTAAAGGAAAAGTTACTGTAGACGGGGAAGTTTTTGAACTAGGCCATAGAGAAGCTCTTTACGTAGGTAGAGGAAATGAAGAAGTGATTTTTGAGGCTACAGATGAGCAGCCTTTCTTCTATATTAATTCGGCTCCTGCCCATACATCCTATCCAACGAAAAAAGTAACCAAGAAGGAAGCAGAGATCGTGGAGTTGGGAGATTCAAAATATTCAAATAAAAGGGTTATCAATAAGTTGCTGGTGAATTCGGTAGTAAAAACCTGTCAGTTACAAATGGGGATGACTGAACTTCAGGATGGAAATATCTGGAATACGATGCCGCCACATACTCATGAAAGACGAATGGAAGTTTATTTCTATTTCGATCTGGAAGAGGGGCAAACGGTTAGCCATTTTATGGGGCAACCTCAGGAAACAAGACATATTTTTCTTCAAAATCACCAGGCCATAATTTCACCAGAATGGTCCATACACGCCGGGGCAGGTACTTCAAATTATACCTTTATCTGGGGAATGGCTGGGGAGAACCTGGATTATGGGGATATGGATAAAGTATCTGTTGACGAATTAAAATAA
- a CDS encoding SDR family NAD(P)-dependent oxidoreductase, with the protein MNLFTLEGKTALVTGCKRGIGFAMAEALAEAGANILGVSASLETSGSEIKNAVVAKGRKFKGYQCDFSNRKSLHEFIDKVKSENPTIDILVNNAGTILRAPAAEHSDEYWDKVIEVNQNAQFILSRELGKEMIKRGSGKVIFTASLLTFQGGITVPGYAASKGAIGQLTMALSNEWAGKGVQVNAIAPGYIATDNTEALRKDPDRSGAILARIPAGRWGKPEDFKGPVVFLASKASDYMSGAILTVDGGWMGR; encoded by the coding sequence ATGAATTTATTTACTCTAGAAGGAAAAACAGCACTGGTTACCGGTTGTAAACGAGGAATTGGTTTTGCAATGGCCGAAGCTTTGGCAGAGGCGGGTGCAAATATTCTGGGAGTTTCGGCTAGTCTGGAAACTTCGGGATCAGAGATTAAAAATGCTGTAGTTGCAAAAGGAAGAAAATTTAAAGGATATCAGTGTGATTTTTCCAACAGGAAGTCTTTACATGAATTCATAGATAAAGTTAAGTCAGAGAACCCTACCATTGATATCCTTGTTAATAATGCCGGAACGATCTTAAGAGCTCCTGCCGCAGAACATTCAGATGAATACTGGGATAAGGTGATCGAGGTAAATCAAAATGCCCAATTCATTCTTTCCAGGGAATTAGGTAAGGAAATGATAAAACGTGGAAGTGGAAAAGTGATCTTTACCGCCTCTTTATTAACATTCCAGGGAGGAATAACGGTACCTGGTTATGCCGCTTCTAAAGGAGCTATAGGCCAGTTAACCATGGCTCTGTCTAATGAATGGGCAGGAAAGGGAGTGCAGGTAAATGCAATTGCTCCTGGTTATATTGCTACAGATAATACGGAAGCCCTAAGAAAGGATCCCGATAGAAGCGGGGCTATCCTGGCGAGAATTCCGGCAGGTAGATGGGGTAAGCCAGAAGATTTTAAAGGCCCTGTTGTTTTCCTGGCCTCGAAAGCCAGTGATTATATGAGTGGAGCAATATTAACCGTAGATGGCGGTTGGATGGGGCGCTAA
- the uxaC gene encoding glucuronate isomerase codes for MKKDTFITDNFLLQNTYAERLYRQYAEKQPIIDYHNHLPPKDIAEDRNFENITQVWLAGDHYKWRAMRTMGVDEKYITGNASDKEKFMAWAKTVPHTLRNPLYHWTHLELKRYFGIDELLNEESAERIYEEVNKQLQLPENSCRGLLKKMNVETLCTTEDPTDTLEYHKKLADSDFSIRVSTAFRPDKSIFIESETYNNYLEQLGKVANVSINSYDDLKKALRSRIEYFHANGCRLCDHGLNYISFEDYSADEINEIFKKKIVGKNLTDLEAEKFHTAILLYLSETYHEFGWVQQFHLGALRNNNKRMLKELGPDTGWDSIADYSQAENLSSFLDALDGKDKLTKTILYNLNPADNEIFASMIGNFNDGSIKGKVQFGSGWWFLDQKDGIIKQLNALSNMGLVSCFIGMLTDSRSFLSYPRHEYFRRVLCNLFGEEIEKGELPEDLELVGKTIADISYHNAKEYFDF; via the coding sequence ATGAAAAAAGATACTTTTATTACCGATAATTTTTTGCTTCAGAACACTTATGCTGAACGTTTATACCGTCAGTACGCCGAGAAGCAGCCTATCATAGATTACCACAATCATTTACCACCAAAGGATATTGCTGAGGATAGAAATTTTGAAAATATCACTCAGGTCTGGCTAGCGGGCGATCATTATAAGTGGCGTGCGATGAGAACTATGGGGGTGGATGAAAAATATATTACAGGAAATGCTTCCGATAAAGAAAAGTTTATGGCCTGGGCTAAAACAGTTCCGCATACTCTTAGAAACCCTCTTTATCACTGGACCCATCTTGAATTAAAAAGATACTTCGGGATAGATGAATTGCTGAATGAAGAATCTGCAGAGCGAATTTACGAGGAGGTAAATAAACAGTTGCAGCTACCAGAAAATTCCTGTCGTGGTTTGCTGAAAAAGATGAATGTAGAAACACTTTGTACTACCGAAGATCCTACAGATACGCTGGAATATCATAAAAAACTTGCTGATAGTGATTTCAGCATAAGAGTGAGTACGGCATTTAGACCAGATAAGTCTATATTTATTGAGTCTGAAACTTATAATAATTATCTGGAACAGTTAGGGAAAGTGGCCAATGTGTCCATTAACTCTTACGACGACCTGAAAAAAGCTCTTCGCAGCCGAATTGAGTATTTCCATGCTAATGGTTGCAGGCTTTGTGATCATGGTCTAAATTATATCTCTTTTGAGGATTATTCAGCAGATGAGATCAATGAAATTTTCAAGAAAAAAATTGTTGGTAAAAATCTGACCGATCTTGAAGCTGAAAAATTCCATACGGCTATTTTATTATACCTGAGTGAAACTTATCATGAATTTGGATGGGTGCAACAATTTCACCTGGGGGCTCTGAGGAATAATAATAAAAGAATGCTGAAAGAACTTGGACCGGATACTGGTTGGGATTCTATCGCAGATTACAGCCAGGCAGAAAATCTATCTTCATTCCTGGATGCTTTGGATGGTAAGGATAAACTTACCAAAACAATTCTATATAATTTGAATCCTGCCGATAATGAGATCTTTGCCAGTATGATTGGTAACTTTAATGATGGAAGCATCAAAGGGAAGGTACAGTTTGGCTCTGGCTGGTGGTTCCTGGATCAAAAAGATGGAATCATCAAGCAGCTTAATGCTCTTTCTAATATGGGGCTGGTTAGCTGCTTTATTGGGATGCTTACAGATTCCAGAAGTTTTCTTTCTTATCCCCGGCATGAATATTTTAGGAGAGTATTATGTAATCTTTTTGGTGAGGAAATAGAAAAAGGTGAATTACCGGAGGATCTAGAATTAGTAGGAAAAACCATCGCCGACATTAGCTATCATAATGCTAAAGAATATTTTGACTTTTAA
- a CDS encoding sugar kinase, producing MEPDKSNTAKVVTFGEVLMRLSPSEHRKLQQAHQMDFFFGGTEMNVAASLSFFDLQTQHITNVSNDLVGDAAIAAMRKAGIDVTAVNKVAYPLGIYFLEVGSGLRSSRIAYNRLHGAFAHIKPEQVDWEKCFEGCTHFHWTGITPAISEGAYLTLKDGLKVAKEKGIVVTADPAYRSNLWKYGQDGHKILKELVSYSTVFIGGVNEINEILGTDFSFDKENFIKASNRLMEECTSIEKVFDKVRTGLSASWQKIYGQAWTGENYIATNELEITSVVDRIGTGDAYAAGIIYGLQHYDDQRTLEFANAACALKHTILGDANLVSVDEVLEVMEGKTGGRIKR from the coding sequence ATGGAGCCGGATAAATCAAATACAGCAAAGGTGGTCACTTTCGGGGAAGTGCTTATGAGGCTATCGCCTTCCGAGCATCGAAAACTGCAACAGGCACACCAGATGGATTTTTTCTTCGGTGGTACCGAAATGAATGTTGCGGCCTCCCTTTCTTTTTTTGATCTGCAAACACAACATATCACGAATGTGTCTAATGATCTGGTAGGAGACGCAGCCATCGCAGCAATGCGAAAAGCGGGAATAGATGTTACCGCTGTAAATAAAGTGGCGTACCCATTAGGAATATATTTTCTTGAAGTAGGTTCCGGCCTTAGGTCCAGCAGGATAGCCTACAATAGATTGCATGGTGCCTTTGCTCATATTAAACCGGAACAGGTGGACTGGGAGAAATGTTTTGAGGGCTGTACTCATTTTCACTGGACCGGCATCACTCCTGCAATTTCTGAAGGTGCTTATTTAACTTTGAAAGACGGTTTAAAAGTCGCTAAAGAAAAGGGGATTGTGGTGACGGCAGATCCAGCTTACCGCAGTAATCTGTGGAAATACGGGCAAGATGGCCATAAGATTTTAAAAGAACTAGTGTCTTATTCCACCGTATTTATTGGTGGGGTAAATGAGATCAATGAGATTCTGGGAACTGATTTTTCTTTTGATAAGGAGAATTTCATCAAAGCCAGTAATAGATTAATGGAGGAGTGTACTTCCATCGAAAAAGTATTCGACAAAGTTAGAACCGGCTTAAGTGCTTCCTGGCAGAAGATATACGGCCAGGCCTGGACCGGAGAAAATTATATTGCTACCAACGAATTAGAGATAACCTCTGTGGTAGATAGAATAGGAACGGGAGATGCTTATGCCGCAGGTATCATTTATGGTCTTCAGCATTATGATGATCAAAGAACACTTGAATTTGCCAATGCCGCATGTGCCTTAAAACACACCATTCTTGGAGATGCTAACCTGGTAAGTGTAGATGAGGTTTTAGAGGTAATGGAAGGTAAGACCGGCGGAAGAATCAAAAGATAA
- a CDS encoding bifunctional 4-hydroxy-2-oxoglutarate aldolase/2-dehydro-3-deoxy-phosphogluconate aldolase, which produces MAKYTRIEVAQTMKETGIVPVFYDADIEVCKKVVEACYQGGARVFEFTNRGDFAHKVFDELNIYVQKNFEGMMLGVGSVIDPGTTSLYIQLGANFIVSPIVNAEMARTCNRRKIAWMPGCGSVTEISYAEELGAEVVKIFPGSQVGGPSFVKAVKGPFSWSSIMPTGGVSPTKENLEAWFESGVHCVGIGSKLFVQKENGDYDYEAISKKVKSSIEIVQSLRK; this is translated from the coding sequence ATGGCAAAATATACTAGAATTGAGGTGGCTCAGACTATGAAAGAAACGGGAATCGTTCCTGTTTTTTATGATGCCGACATCGAGGTTTGCAAAAAAGTAGTTGAGGCCTGTTACCAGGGAGGTGCCAGGGTTTTTGAGTTTACGAACCGTGGTGATTTTGCCCATAAGGTTTTTGATGAATTAAATATATATGTTCAGAAGAACTTCGAGGGAATGATGCTGGGTGTAGGTTCTGTGATAGATCCGGGAACCACTTCATTATATATTCAACTTGGAGCGAATTTTATAGTTTCTCCAATTGTAAATGCTGAAATGGCCAGAACCTGTAATCGGAGAAAAATAGCCTGGATGCCGGGTTGCGGATCGGTAACTGAAATCTCGTATGCCGAAGAGCTAGGTGCAGAGGTGGTAAAGATATTTCCGGGAAGTCAGGTGGGTGGACCATCCTTTGTAAAAGCTGTAAAAGGTCCATTTTCATGGAGTAGTATTATGCCCACAGGAGGCGTGAGTCCTACCAAAGAAAACCTGGAAGCATGGTTTGAGTCGGGAGTTCATTGTGTAGGGATCGGATCAAAGCTTTTCGTTCAGAAAGAAAATGGAGATTATGATTATGAAGCTATTTCAAAGAAGGTAAAATCTTCCATTGAGATCGTACAAAGTTTAAGAAAATGA